One part of the Capricornis sumatraensis isolate serow.1 chromosome 13, serow.2, whole genome shotgun sequence genome encodes these proteins:
- the LOC138089692 gene encoding UL16-binding protein 3-like has product MDWKGGPGARLVFAALVLLVALLFCTARGRSPCARSQRGTLCNPHSLSYNFTIDPRPRDDQPWCKVQAEVDQKIFLSYDCGTAKIKYLSPLGEEVKSMNAWETQTDTLKDTGDLLKGQMPDVTPEKHTDKGPLTLQARMTCWREGNGHTSASWEFGFSGQLCLLFDSKNGSWTMVHSKGRRMKQKWENDRAVTDFFKKVSMGDCQAWLQDFMVCWEKMLKTLASPTMGPPTVQPTATASKHTTWILPSFIITLFLC; this is encoded by the exons ATGGACTGGAAGGGTGGCCCCGGAGCGCGCCTTGTTTTCGCGGCTCTTGTGCTCCTCGTGGCTCTCCTGTTCTGCACAGCGCGAGGCA GATCGCCCTGTGCTAGGAGCCAGCGTGGTACTCTCTGCA ACCCTCATTCTCTTTCCTATAATTTCACCATTGATCCTCGGCCCAGAGATGATCAGCCATGGTGTAAGGTTCAAGCAGAAGTTGATCAAAAGATCTTTCTCTCCTATGACTGTGGTACAGCTAAGATCAAGTACCTTAGTCCACTGGGAGAGGAAGTGAAAAGTATGAACGCCTGGGAAACACAGACTGACACACTCAAAGACACTGGAGACTTGCTCAAGGGTCAAATGCCTGACGTTACACCGGAGAAACACACAGACAAGG GACCTCTGACCCTGCAGGCCAGGATGACATGCTGGCGTGAAGGCAATGGACACACCAGTGCATCCTGGGAGTTTGGCTTCAGTGGACAACTGTGCCTCCTCTTTGATTCGAAGAATGGATCCTGGACAATGGTTCATTCTAAAGGGAGGCGGATGAAACAGAAATGGGAGAATGACAGGGCTGTGACGGACTTCTTCAAGAAGGTCTCCATGGGAGACTGTCAGGCCTGGCTTCAGGATTTTATGGTGTGCTGGGAGAAAATGTTGAAGACCTTGG CATCACCGACCATGGGCCCCCCTACAGTGCAGCCCACGGCCACAGCCAGCAAGCACACCACCTGGATCCTCCCCAGTTTCATCATAACTCTCTTCCTGTGCTGA